Within Deltaproteobacteria bacterium, the genomic segment TACCGATACGGATGATCTTTCCCTCCTGTTTGACCTGGAAAACCGGCCTGGAAAAGGAGAAGATTTTTTGGGCAGAGAAGATGAAGCCCTGGATGGATTTTCCCTCCCCCTCGATGAAACGGACGAGAAGGCATTTGAATCGCATGCGAGTGAACCGGTTGCCTTTCACGACCCCTTTGAATCGCCTGATTTTGATTTTGAAGCAGCTGAAAGTTTTGATGAATCCACAGAAGAAGAGGTAACTGCCATCTCTGAGGAGGACCTGGAGGAGATACCCGAGGAAGGCCTGGACCTGCCGATGGGAAGGCTGGTGGGGGAAATGGAAGACGAAACTTCCGGGCCCGAGCCCAGGGATGAAGGATCATTCCCTGTGTCCAAGGAAAGGCTTGAGTCCCTCATCATCGAGACGGTCACAGAGGTTGTCGAGCGGGTGGTGAGGGAAACCGTGGCCGAGGTCGCGGAAAGGGTGATTAAGGAAGCCATTGAAAGCCTCAGGCAGAGCCTTGAGTCAAAACCGGAATAGCCGCTGCTGTGATTCCGACAATGTCGTTTTAAGCCCCATAATAATCAAATATTCCCCTTACCCCATTATTCCGCCATTAAAAAGTGCCCACATCCCGATTGGGGCTAAGCCCCTGAATTCTATTATTGCGTGAGGAGTCTCTGATAGATGAAGAAGGAACAGATTGCCAAGAGTTACGAACCGGAAGCGGTTGAACGGAAGTGGTATGCATACTGGGAAACCAACGGCCTTTTCAAGGGAGAGGCCGTTTCTGAAAAGCCGCCCTATTGTATTGTGATCCCGCCCCCGAATGTCACGGGGACCCTCCACATGGGCCACGCCCTGAACAACACCCTGCAGGATATTCTCTGTCGTTTCAAGAAGATGAAAGGGCATAACGTATTGTGGCAACCCGGCACCGATCACGCGGGGATCGCCACCCAAAACGTTGTGGAGAGAGATCTGGCGGCCCGAGGCACGGACCGGCATGCGGTGGGAAGGGAAAAGTTCATTGATCTGGTCTGGGAGTGGCGGGAAAAATACGGCGGGCTGATCATCAACCAATTGAAGCGATTGGGCTGCTGCTGCGACTGGAGCAGAGAGCGATTCACCATGGATGAAGGGCTCTCCAGGGCGGTTCGGGAGGTGTTCGTACGCCTCTACGAAGAAGGACTGATCTACCGCGGGGACTACATCATCAACTGGTGTCCCCGATGCCATACGGCCCTGGCCGATCTCGAGGTGGAACATCAGGACACGGAAAGCCGCCTCTACTATGTTCGCTATCCGTTTCAAAACGGAAAGGGTCATCTCACCGTGGCCACGACCCGCCCCGAGACCCTGTTGGGCGACACCGCCGTGGCCGTCAACCCCGATGACGACCGATACAGGGATCTGGCCGACGCCCATGTCCTCCTGCCGATCCTGAACAAGCCGATCCCAGTTATCTTTGACCGATATGTGGACGCGACATTCGGAACCGGGGCATTGAAGATTACGCCTGCCCATGATCCCAATGACTTTGAAATCGGAAATGCCCACCAGCTTGACCGGATCAAGGTGATCGACGAAAACGGCGTCATGAATGCGCTGGCAGGCCCCTACCAGGGAATGGACCGGTTTGAATGCCGCGAACGGATCGTGGAGGATCTCGAAGAAAACGGGCTTTTAGAAAAGATCGAACCCTACCAGAATGCCATCGGACACTGCTATCGCTGTAAAACCATGATCGAACCCCTCCTTTCAAAACAGTGGTTTGTGAGGACCGCTTCCCTCGGCAAGGCCGCCAGCGATGCGGTCCGGGCCGGAAAGACCCGGATATTTCCCGCCAACTGGGAGGGGGTCTATTTTGAATGGATGGACAACATCAGGGACTGGTGCGTTTCGAGACAGATCTGGTGGGGGCACCGTATCCCGGCGTGGTACTGCCGGGCCTGCGGCGCGGTGCAGGTGGCCAAAGAGGCCCCGATGGGCTGCAATTCATGCGACAGCGATGACCTGATTCAGGAAACGGACGTCCTCGATACCTGGTTCAGCTCGGCCCTCTGGCCGTTCTCCACCCTGGGCTGGCCCGACGCCACCCCCGAACTCAAGACCTTTTATCCCACCTCCGCCCTGGTGACCGGGTTCGACATCCTCTTCTTCTGGGTGGCCCGAATGATGATGATGGGGATCCATTTCATGGCAGATGTTCCTTTCAAGGATGTGTATATCCATGCCCTGGTCAGGGATGCGGAAGGAAAGAAGATGAGCAAGTCCAAGGGGAATGTGATCGATCCCCTTGCGGTCATGGACCAGTTCGGCACCGATGCCTTCCGCTTTACACTGGCGGCCCTGGCAGCTCAGGGGAGGGACATCAAACTATCGGAAGAGCGGATCCTCGGGTATCGTCACTTTGTCAATAAGATATGGAATGCCGCCCGATTCGCCCTGATGACCCTGGACCAGGGGAAGATGCCGAGCGCCGATCCGACGGCCTATACACTTGCCGACCGCTGGATCCTGACCCGGGTCGGGGAGGTCAGCGACAAGGTCGGCGGGTTTATCGAGGCATATCAGTTCAACGAGGCGGCCGGGCTTTCTTATCAGTTTGTCTGGCATGAGTTCTGCGACTGGTATCTGGAGATGGCCAAAGAGGCCCTCTATGGAGAGGACGGGCCGGTCAAGGAGACGGCAAGGGCCGTGGTCCTGAAGACGCTCATGGCCGCCTTGAAGCTCCTCCATCCTTTCATGCCGTTTGTAACGGAAGAGATATGGCAACGGCTTCCCGGGACCGACGGGAGCATCATGACGGCCCGATTTCCAGATTCCGCCGAGTTCCCGAGAGATGAGGCCGCTCTGAATGAGATGGATCTTCTCATGGGGGTTATCGCGGGGATACGCAATATCCGTGGAGAGATGAATATCCCTCCCTCGAAAAATGTCCATATCGTCATTGACACCGGGAATAAGAGCGATGAAGACATCCTGGTCGGAAATTTATCCCATATCCAATCCCTGGCCAAGGTCGATGAGGCGGTCATCGGCGCCGGGCTTCCCAAACCGGACAAATCGGCCACAGCGGTATTCGAACAGACCTCGGTTCATGTGATTTTAAAGGGCCTGATCGACTTCAAAGAAGAGGAACGGCGGGTGAAAAAGGAGATCAGCAAGACACAAAAGGAGATGGAGGTCTCTCAAAAGAAATTATCCAATAAAGGATTCTTGGAAAAAGCGCCGGAGGAGATCGTGGTCGAGGTAAAGGCCAAGGCAGAGGGTCTTGCCTCCAGGCTTTCCAAACTGAAAGAGAACCTCTCATTTCTGGAGACCCTCGATGCGTGATCCGGGACCGATGGCATGCCGCAAGCGGGTGCATATGATTTCCGCAGCCGTCCCCGCCCACCCGCCCACGGCCGCTGATTTCAGCATCGAGATCAGCGCGGGAACCCATACGGTTGAAGTCTGAAGCCTCGTGATCCCAAACTTTATACACTTTAGCTCACTTTAGACACTTTTAGGCATTTCCCCTATGAACGTTCCTGCCATTGATATGAAACGGGTCTGGTTCTCCTATGATAAGACCCCGATCCTGAAAGATGTCTCCCTGACATTGAAACAGGGCGATTTTCTGGCAATCCTCGGACCCAACGGCGGAGGGAAGACCACCCTCCTTAAACTCTTGCTGGGGCTCTTGAGACCTGACAGCGGGGAGATCAAGGTTCTCGGAGAATCGCCGCCCGATGCCAAATACCGGGTCGGATACGTCCCCCAGAACACCGATTTCAACACCACCTTTCCCATATCGGTCATGGACGTGGCCATGATGGGGAGGCTGTCCCGATCACGCATCGGGAGGCGGTATTCCCGTGATGACCGGTCCAAGGTGGAAGCCGCACTTAAACATACCGGGATATGGGATTACCGGCATGCACTGATCGGCAGTCTCTCCGGCGGGCAGAGGCAGAGGGTATTTATCGCCAGGGCCCTGGCCACGGATCCGGAAATCCTTTTCCTGGATGAACCGACGGCCAGCGTGGACCCGGATTTTGAGACGGACCTCTTCGAGTTCCTGAGAGAACTGAACCGAAAAGTCACCATTGTAACCATTACCCACGATGTCGGGGTGATATCCAGGCATATAAAATCGGTGGCCTGTGTCAACAGGACCCTGATGTTTCACGAAGAAGGAAAAATTACCCCGGAGATGCTCGATATGGCCTATCACTGCCCCGTGGACCTGATCGCCCATGGCGTCCCCCATCGGGTACTCCCCATCCATACCGAGGAATAAGGCGATGTGGGAGGCCCTCCAGCTCGATTTCATGCGAAATGCCCTGTTCGCGGGCCTCCTTGTCAGCGTATCGTGCGGCATTATCGGCAGCCTGGTGGTGGTCAACCGGATCGTCTTCATCTCCGGAGGGATTGCTCATGCCGCTTTCGGCGGGATCGGGCTGGCCTTTTTCCTCGGGTTTACCCCATTCTGGGGGGCCGCCCTCTTTGCCGTGGGGGTCTCCATGATCATGGGCGTGGTCAGTTTCAAGGCCCGGCACCGGTCGGACACCGTCATCGGGGTCCTCTGGGCCGTGGGGATGGCCATAGGGGTCATCCTCATCGACCTGACGCCGGGGTATCACGTGGACCTGATGAGTTACCTCTTTGGAAGCATCCTCACTGTACCGGCATCCGACATCTGGATGATGATCCTCCTGAATGCGGCCATCCTCTTCATGGTCATTGTTTTTTATAAAGAGTTCATCGCCATGTCCTATGACGAAGAATTCGCCTTTGTGGTGGGCATTCCTGTCCGGCCGCTCTATTTTGCCCTCCTCGGCATGACCGCCTTTTCAGTGGTCATGACCATCCAGGTGGTCGGCCTGATCCTGGTGATCGCCCTCTTGACCATCCCCCCCTACATTGCGGAGAACTTTACCAGGTCGTTGGGCGAAATGATGGTGATTTCGTCAATCCTCGGCATCATTTTCACATTGGGCGGATTGTCCCTCTCCTATGCCTTTGATCTGACGTCCGGGGCGACCATCATCCTGGTTGCCGGTGTCGGATTTTTTGTGTTTCAACTGATCGGTATGCTGAAAAAGAAGGGAGGTGCCTCCCCATGAGTTTCAACATCTTTTCTCCGGTAAAAAAGGTCAAGAAAAGAGAAAAGGATAAGGACGGCTTCGACAGGCTCATCGACGTCATAGAGAGATTCGCCCCAAGGGACCACCAGTCCAGGAGGGAGGTCTTTTATTATAATTACAGGATCATGGACGGGTATAAGGGGCCTCTTCTGGCCCTCCTTGAGACGGCATCGCAGATCGACCAATATCGAATGGATCCCGATGCCCACAGCCGCCGGCTCTTTCTGGGGCTGAAGGCCTTTTATGACATTAGGGACAAACTGTCCATGGAAGATGCCGTGAAAGACATCGGCCTTGTCCGGAGATTCCGCGACCTTCTCATCTATTTTTATGGAAGAAAGGACCTTTCAGGCGAAGACATTCGAGAGTTGCTGAAGGACATGTAGGGTCCCCGCCTGCCCGAGCAGAGATGAGAATCATCGACATATTGAGCCCCAACAGCCGGGTATATAAGCGCCTTCTGAGACTCAAGACCGCGCGGGGCATCAAGAAATACGGCATGGCCCTTGTCGCGGGTCCGAGACAGGTCCATGAGGTGGCGCGGGACTTCCCGGATCGATGCGAGGCATGGATCTTTTCAGAGAAACAGCGCTCGCCGGTGACGGCCCCTGTCGACCCTATCCCCGGGTATCGCCTGGCAGATGA encodes:
- a CDS encoding valine--tRNA ligase, which codes for MKKEQIAKSYEPEAVERKWYAYWETNGLFKGEAVSEKPPYCIVIPPPNVTGTLHMGHALNNTLQDILCRFKKMKGHNVLWQPGTDHAGIATQNVVERDLAARGTDRHAVGREKFIDLVWEWREKYGGLIINQLKRLGCCCDWSRERFTMDEGLSRAVREVFVRLYEEGLIYRGDYIINWCPRCHTALADLEVEHQDTESRLYYVRYPFQNGKGHLTVATTRPETLLGDTAVAVNPDDDRYRDLADAHVLLPILNKPIPVIFDRYVDATFGTGALKITPAHDPNDFEIGNAHQLDRIKVIDENGVMNALAGPYQGMDRFECRERIVEDLEENGLLEKIEPYQNAIGHCYRCKTMIEPLLSKQWFVRTASLGKAASDAVRAGKTRIFPANWEGVYFEWMDNIRDWCVSRQIWWGHRIPAWYCRACGAVQVAKEAPMGCNSCDSDDLIQETDVLDTWFSSALWPFSTLGWPDATPELKTFYPTSALVTGFDILFFWVARMMMMGIHFMADVPFKDVYIHALVRDAEGKKMSKSKGNVIDPLAVMDQFGTDAFRFTLAALAAQGRDIKLSEERILGYRHFVNKIWNAARFALMTLDQGKMPSADPTAYTLADRWILTRVGEVSDKVGGFIEAYQFNEAAGLSYQFVWHEFCDWYLEMAKEALYGEDGPVKETARAVVLKTLMAALKLLHPFMPFVTEEIWQRLPGTDGSIMTARFPDSAEFPRDEAALNEMDLLMGVIAGIRNIRGEMNIPPSKNVHIVIDTGNKSDEDILVGNLSHIQSLAKVDEAVIGAGLPKPDKSATAVFEQTSVHVILKGLIDFKEEERRVKKEISKTQKEMEVSQKKLSNKGFLEKAPEEIVVEVKAKAEGLASRLSKLKENLSFLETLDA
- a CDS encoding ABC transporter ATP-binding protein, encoding MNVPAIDMKRVWFSYDKTPILKDVSLTLKQGDFLAILGPNGGGKTTLLKLLLGLLRPDSGEIKVLGESPPDAKYRVGYVPQNTDFNTTFPISVMDVAMMGRLSRSRIGRRYSRDDRSKVEAALKHTGIWDYRHALIGSLSGGQRQRVFIARALATDPEILFLDEPTASVDPDFETDLFEFLRELNRKVTIVTITHDVGVISRHIKSVACVNRTLMFHEEGKITPEMLDMAYHCPVDLIAHGVPHRVLPIHTEE
- a CDS encoding metal ABC transporter permease; protein product: MWEALQLDFMRNALFAGLLVSVSCGIIGSLVVVNRIVFISGGIAHAAFGGIGLAFFLGFTPFWGAALFAVGVSMIMGVVSFKARHRSDTVIGVLWAVGMAIGVILIDLTPGYHVDLMSYLFGSILTVPASDIWMMILLNAAILFMVIVFYKEFIAMSYDEEFAFVVGIPVRPLYFALLGMTAFSVVMTIQVVGLILVIALLTIPPYIAENFTRSLGEMMVISSILGIIFTLGGLSLSYAFDLTSGATIILVAGVGFFVFQLIGMLKKKGGASP